The Spea bombifrons isolate aSpeBom1 chromosome 7, aSpeBom1.2.pri, whole genome shotgun sequence genomic interval TTAGAGTGTAAGCTTCGCAGCGCAGGGTCGTGTCTGTCTTATTGCACAAGTGCCTCGTTGGATTGGTAAGAAATAAATGATAAGATCTGTTTTCAACGCGTGTTTTATTTGCATTCCTGGGATATAGGAGGCTGACTTACAGAGagttactttttatttactttactaagagggtggtggatcagtggaacagcctcccagcagaagcggtagagggtaatacagcgaggggattaaaacattcatgggataggtaaaagactgattaaggtttgagtcgttacagcaggtgGAACGGGCGACGAgacggggggccggatggggccgatctgccggcaggttacACATGATTCTCTTATTTTCcccaagttatttttatttaaatcacagGAATAtcgtaaaaaatattaaaaaagaaactttCTTTTCAATGTTAATGCAAAATTTCAAAACCAAGATTATTAACAGCAAAAAACTATTTGCAAAATCTTTATTCAGCAAATTTAATGATAAAGCAGGAAGCAAGCGGCAGAAACGTGCGCGGCATTTATTACGGTATATACTGAGATGCAATGCCCAGGGGTAGTAGGGACAGGGAATGGACACTAAACTAGTAGGTGGAATCCAGAGCTATGTGCAGCAGTGCCCACCAGGGGGCAGCAAATAGCCACAAAGGGACAGCTTCCTATTCACTTCaacgtatattattattattattatatgatgtatatataatataatgtagaagctgagaggtccctttacattCATACGGTGTGGCCCTTCCATGGGGCATTTTGCaggaacacccccccccccatggcccTTTGCCCATCCGCAGGACATCATTTCATATGCTTGGGTAGTTTTCACATGTTATAGAGACCATAATTCCTCCCTCAGATACCTTAgatttactttaatgagaggggagtagataagtggagcagcctcccagcagaagtggtagagggtaatacagtgagggattaaacatgcatgggatagacatacggctcctgaagacgagaccaacaactgattaaggtttcagtctttacagactagacggggggccggcaggggccgatctgccgccaGGTTGTGGGTTTCAATGACATTTTATTGGCTTCTAATCTTTAGTGTTTTGTACAGAGGAGAAGCGACGGCTCCCCAGCTGGATGGACTGCAAGTCTCATCATTGCGAGACTATTAGGTGGAAGACAATGGGtgccaaagggttaaataactaATACGGTTATTTATATTACAGAACGCGCTGCTGCATCAATACTTTCTGGCTAGTAAGATGAATTCGACCCCCTAGTGTCATGCGACAAGAGAGGGCACCCATATGCTGAAGGCtttattgccatagcagcaggaaaaaaagtGCATTGGCTTTTGTGTGCTGCGGGAAGCGGCAGACGGTTCTGATCCGctcgtcgggggggggggcatcctTATTTACATTAAAGGTAAAATCAAACAATTCTTTGTCAGATGCCTCCTTCGTGGGCAGCCGGCCGGGAGGAATCCACGGGAATTGGGGTCGTTCTCATTGCAGgcgagaggggagagagagaggcgagaGAGGCGCTTCGGGATTTATCATCTAAACAGCTGCGGAAAAAGGAAAAGACGGATTGGTTAGAATTCCGGAAGACTCTCCCGTTACCGAGCGGCGAGGCGAGTGCCTGCTCACTCAGTGACGGTATCTCCACTCGCTCCACGACTCGCACAGAAGGGAGAGCGTCCCCGAGTGACACCTAAATTATACAGCGCCCCCGGCCCCCACTCACTGATCCCCCCCAGGGTTCACTCACTCTGCTCGTAGGTCTTGGTGACGCCGTTGTGCAGGACCTTGCACTGGAAAGTGTCGCCCTCCCGCGGGGTAACGTCGGCGCTTGAGATCATCTGATAGGTCCAGTCCCTCTGGAAGGTCAGGTCGCTATGTCTGCAGCCCGGAATTTCCTCCCCGTTCCTCAGGAGCTTCACCTCGATAAGCGGAGGGTGGAAGCTCTCGACGTAGCAGATGATGGTGTTCTTGGAGTCAGCAGACAAGGGTCTCTCGGTGTAAAGGTTCACCTTTGGGCTCTCTAAagcgggagagagagaaaggagaggggtgaggagagaggagagggatgacaagaggagagaggagaggtgTACATccatacataatatacacacacacatatatatatatatccctgtaacaatccataaacacacattatatatatatatccctgtaacaatataaatatatatctctatctgtAACAATATTCCACAAATCTGAAACAAGGAGGGGCCGATCGCGCAGGGAAATTCCACTTAACTCTTTACTGTGCggatccgtatatatatatatatccctgtaacaatccgtatatatatatatccctgtaacaatccgtatatatatatccctgtaacaatccgtatatatatatatccctgtaacaatccgtatatatatatatatccctgtaacaatccgtatatatatatccctgtaacaatccgtatatatatatatatccctgtaacaatccgtatatatatatatatccctgtaacaatccgtatatatatatatatatccctgtaacaatccgtatatatatatatccctgtaacaatccgtatatatatatccctgtaacaatccgtatatatatatccctgtaacaatccgtatatatatatatatccctgtaacaatccgtatatatatatatatccctgtaacaatccgtatatatatatatatccctgtaacaatccgtatatatatatatccctgtaacaatccatatatatatatatatccctgtaacaatccgtatatatatatatccctgtaacaatccgtatatatatatatatccctgtaacaatccgtatatatatatatatccctgtaacaatccgcatatatatatatatccctgtaacaatccgtatatatatatatccctgtaacaatccgtatatatatatatatccctgtaacaatccgtatatatatatatccctgtaacaatccgtatatatatatatatatccctgtaacaatccgtatatatatatatatccctgtaacaatccgtatatatatatccctgtaacaatccgtatatatatatccctgtaacaatccgtatatatatatatatccctgtaacaatccgtatatatatatatatccctgtaacaatccgcatatatatatatccctgtaacaatccgtatatatatatatatatccctgtaacaatccgtatatatatatatatccctgtaacaatccgtatatatatatatatccctgtaacaatccgtatatatatatccctgtaacaatccgtatatatatatatatatccctgtaacaatccgtatatatatatatatccctgtaacaatccgcatatatatatatccctgtaacaatccgtatatatatatatatatccctgtaacaatccgtatatatatatatatatctatccctgtaacaatccgtatatatatatatatccctgtaacaatccgtatatatatatccctgtaacaatccgtatatatatatatccctgtaacaatccgtatatatatatatatccctgtaacaatccgtatatatatatatccctgtaacaatccgtatatatatatatatatccctgtaacaatccgtatatatatatatatccctgtaacaatccgtatatatatatatatccctgtaacaatccgtatatatatatatccctgtaacaatccatatatatatatatatccctgtaacaatccgtatatatatatatatatccctgtaacaatccgtatatatatatatatatatatccctgtaacaatccgtatatatatatatccctgtaacaatccgtatatatatatccctgtaacaatccgtatatatatatatatccctgtaacaatccgtatatatatatatatccctgtaacaatccgtatatatatatatatccctgtaacaatccgcatatatatatatccctgtaacaatccgtatatatatatatccctgtaacaatccgtatatatatatatatatccctgtaacaatccgtatatatatatatatccctgtaacaatccgcatatatatatatccctgtaacaatccgtatatatatatatccctgtaacaatccgtatatatatatccctgtaacaatccgtatatatatatccctgtaacaatccgtatatatatatatatatccctgtaacaatccgtatatatatatatatccctgtaacaatccgcatatatatatatccctgtaacaatccgtatatatatatatccctgtaacaatccgtatatatatatatatatccctgtaacaatccgtatatatatatccctgtaacaatccgtatatatatatatatccctg includes:
- the B2M gene encoding beta-2-microglobulin, giving the protein MPKMRPLVVGTVLLLGLSLAWAEIKSPKVNLYTERPLSADSKNTIICYVESFHPPLIEVKLLRNGEEIPGCRHSDLTFQRDWTYQMISSADVTPREGDTFQCKVLHNGVTKTYEQTV